The proteins below are encoded in one region of Nilaparvata lugens isolate BPH chromosome X, ASM1435652v1, whole genome shotgun sequence:
- the LOC120354530 gene encoding uncharacterized protein LOC120354530 gives MKLRLGQRDQWTCTKDGCQEQKSIRKGTFLEGTKLNFRKIVFFIYWWSKEMASVKFCEDELDINHNTRVEWCILMREVCTVNLMRNPLQIGGPGSAVEIDESLFSRRKNHVGRVLPQQWVFGGLCQETGECFLVPVEDRSAQTLLPIIQQHVRAGSTIISDEWRAYRGIQGLPEQYNQETVNHSLHFVNPQTGAHTQGIEGTWRLAKHRNKIQCGTNCNMLEPYLAEFMWRRKFAGHDLFQQILNHISMQWPPQ, from the coding sequence ATGAAGTTGAGACTCGGACAGCGCGATCAGTGGACATGTACAAAAGACGGGTGTCAAGAGCAAAAATCAATTAGAAAAGGAACTTTTTTGGAAGGCACCAAGCtgaacttcagaaaaattgtattttttatctattGGTGGTCGAAAGAGATGGCCAGTGTGAAGTTTTGTGAGGATGAACTGGACATTAACCACAACACGAGGGTTGAATGGTGCATTCTTATGAGAGAGGTTTGTACTGTTAACCTTATGCGGAATCCACTCCAAATAGGTGGTCCTGGGTCTGCAGTTGAAATTGACGAAAGTCTTTTTTCTAGAAGAAAAAATCATGTTGGGCGTGTGTTGCCTCAGCAGTGGGTGTTTGGGGGGCTGTGTCAGGAGACAGGGGAGTGCTTCCTAGTTCCGGTGGAAGATAGAAGTGCGCAAACACTTCTACCGATAATACAACAACACGTGAGGGCAGGATCCACAATAATTAGTGATGAGTGGAGAGCCTATCGTGGTATTCAAGGGCTTCCAGAACAATACAACCAGGAAACTGTGAATCACAGCTTACATTTTGTGAACCCACAGACTGGAGCACACACACAGGGGATAGAGGGTACTTGGCGGCTAGCGAAGCATCGTAATAAGATTCAATGCGGTACAAATTGTAATATGCTGGAACCGTACCTAGCAGAATTCATGTGGCGAAGAAAGTTTGCTGGCCATGATCTTTTtcagcaaattttgaatcacatCAGTATGCAATGGCCCCCTCAATAA
- the LOC120354914 gene encoding uncharacterized protein LOC120354914 isoform X2 — protein MKTEESLLKIEEELRDNHSKNNMVNYLSKIGENSINDMTKRIMRRLIGDELAKDYSWFGAKGKKQFSILQSARVLEAVKMGFQEATEKPIEEATKNWLRHAPERQSGKQKRFL, from the exons ATGAAGACTGAGGAGAGTCTGCTTAAAATAGAAGAGGAGCTGAGAGATAATCATTCCAAAAATAACATG GTCAACTACCTGAGTAAAATTGGCGAAAACAGCATAAATGACATGACGAAAAGAATAATGAGAAGACTTATTGGTGATGAATTAGCCAAAGACTACAGCTGGTTTGGTGCGAAAGggaaaaaacagttttcaattcttcaaagtgCCAGAGTCCTTGAAG CTGTTAAGATGGGGTTTCAAGAAGCAACGGAAAAACCGATTGAAGAGGCCACCAAAAATTGGTTGAGGCATGCTCCTGAACGTCAAAGCGGAAAACAAAAACGGTTCTTGTAG
- the LOC120354914 gene encoding uncharacterized protein LOC120354914 isoform X1, translating into MKTEESLLKIEEELRDNHSKNNMVNYLSKIGENSINDMTKRIMRRLIGDELAKDYSWFGAKGKKQFSILQSARVLEEAVKMGFQEATEKPIEEATKNWLRHAPERQSGKQKRFL; encoded by the exons ATGAAGACTGAGGAGAGTCTGCTTAAAATAGAAGAGGAGCTGAGAGATAATCATTCCAAAAATAACATG GTCAACTACCTGAGTAAAATTGGCGAAAACAGCATAAATGACATGACGAAAAGAATAATGAGAAGACTTATTGGTGATGAATTAGCCAAAGACTACAGCTGGTTTGGTGCGAAAGggaaaaaacagttttcaattcttcaaagtgCCAGAGTCCTTGAAG AAGCTGTTAAGATGGGGTTTCAAGAAGCAACGGAAAAACCGATTGAAGAGGCCACCAAAAATTGGTTGAGGCATGCTCCTGAACGTCAAAGCGGAAAACAAAAACGGTTCTTGTAG
- the LOC111054174 gene encoding uncharacterized protein LOC111054174: protein MTKDDADYIKRNKQIWRCSSCSSTRRKSMVSESTTGNKDVTLQELAGVLEAINDINKKFDEQNKQISTCLINIDKLSTEVASLRKENAELKERVEDMEQYSRSNMLEINGIPKKQDEDVTEIICRMSEALGHKIKADAIDICHRLKQRNENLPPPIVVKFVRRTDKQVILNKRKVTRQFSTKQMGETTDHPVYVNESLAPTRRRIFTMAREIFKRGDIKYLWIKEGKILARKEDGTPVIELKNSEQVKKLSVISASKQPGNQENNSVSTVNKNVIRDK, encoded by the exons ATGACCAAGGACGATGCGGACTACATAAagagaaacaaacaaatttggAGATGTAGCAGCTGTTCCTCTACACGTCGCAAAAGTATGGTGAGTGAATCGACAACAGGAAACAAGGACGTGACTCTCCAAGAACTCGCAGGAGTTCTTGAG GCGATTAACGACATAaataagaagtttgatgaacaAAACAAGCAAATTAGCACATGCCTCATCAACATCGATAAGCTTTCAACAGAAGTAGCTAGCCTCaggaaagaaaatgcagaacTGAAGGAACGCGTCGAGGATATGGAACAATACTCAAGATCGAACATGCTGGAAATAAATGGTATACCCAAAAAACAGGATGAAGATGTAACAGAAATCATTTGTAGAATGAGCGAAGCATTAGGACACAAAATAAAAGCAGATGCAATCGACATTTGTCACAGACTTAAACAACGAAATGAAAACCTACCTCCACCAATCGTTGTCAAGTTCGTTCGTAGAACAGACAAAcaagtaatattgaataaaaggaaAGTTACGAGGCAgttttctacaaagcagatgggAGAAACAACGGACCATCCAGTCTATGTGAATGAAAGTCTAGCACCTACGCGAAGAAGGATTTTCACCATGGCGAGAGAGATCTTCAAAAGAGGCGACATCAAATACCTATGGATCAAGGAAGGGAAGATTCTAGCTAGGAAAGAAGACGGAACACCAGTTATTGAACTCAAGAACagtgaacaagtgaaaaagttGAGCGTGATAAGTGCATCTAAGCAGCCAGGTAACCAAGAAAATAACAGTGTCAGTACcgtaaataaaaatgtcatcagAGATAAGTAG